From the genome of Methanofollis sp. UBA420:
AGGTTTGCCCCTCGCAGCAGACGGAGCTGGTGGGAGATCGCCGACTGGCTCATTCCGAGCAGAACCGAGAGGTCGCAGACGCAGAGTTCCCTGCCGTTCAGGGCGGAGAGGATCCTGACCCGGGTCGGGTCTCCGAAGATCTTGAAGATGCCGGCGACGGCCTGGCTGGTCTGGTCGTCGATGAGCTGCTCTCTGGCCTCCTCGACGGCATCCTGGTGGATGCACCTGACCGTACAGATATCATCATGCATACATGATCATATGAATATATGTGCATATGAATGTG
Proteins encoded in this window:
- a CDS encoding metalloregulator ArsR/SmtB family transcription factor; its protein translation is MHDDICTVRCIHQDAVEEAREQLIDDQTSQAVAGIFKIFGDPTRVRILSALNGRELCVCDLSVLLGMSQSAISHQLRLLRGANLVTFRKEGKVAYYALADDHVTDLLRAGAAHARE